From Streptomyces sp. NBC_00683, one genomic window encodes:
- a CDS encoding electron transfer flavoprotein subunit alpha/FixB family protein, producing the protein MAEVLVYVDHVDGAVRKPTLELLTLARRIGEPVAVALGNGAADTAGVLAEHGAVKVLTADAPEFADYLVVPKVDALQAAYDAVSPAAVLLPSSAETKEIAARLAVRIGSGIITDAVDLESGDSGPVATQSAFAASYTTKSRVSKGTPVITVKPNSAPVEPAAGAGTVEALTVSFSATATGTKVLSRTPRESTGRPELTEAAIVVSGGRGVNGAENFAIIEALADSLGAAVGASRAAVDAGWYPHTNQVGQTGKSVSPQLYIASGISGAIQHRAGMQTSKTIIAINKDAEAPIFDLVDYGVVGDLFNVVPQLTDEVKTRKG; encoded by the coding sequence ATGGCTGAAGTTCTCGTCTATGTCGACCACGTGGACGGTGCCGTCCGCAAGCCCACCCTGGAGCTGCTGACGCTCGCCCGCCGTATCGGCGAGCCCGTCGCCGTCGCGCTGGGCAACGGCGCCGCGGACACCGCCGGTGTGCTCGCCGAGCACGGTGCGGTCAAGGTCCTGACCGCCGACGCGCCGGAGTTCGCCGACTACCTCGTCGTTCCGAAGGTGGACGCGCTGCAGGCCGCCTACGACGCGGTCTCCCCGGCCGCCGTGCTGCTGCCCTCCTCCGCGGAGACCAAGGAGATCGCGGCCCGTCTCGCGGTCCGTATCGGTTCCGGCATCATCACCGACGCCGTCGACCTGGAGTCCGGCGACTCCGGTCCGGTCGCCACCCAGTCCGCGTTCGCCGCCTCGTACACCACCAAGTCCCGTGTCTCCAAGGGCACCCCGGTCATCACGGTCAAGCCGAACTCGGCCCCCGTCGAGCCGGCCGCCGGTGCGGGCACCGTCGAGGCGCTCACCGTCTCCTTCTCCGCGACGGCCACCGGCACCAAGGTCCTCTCCCGCACCCCGCGCGAGTCGACCGGCCGCCCGGAGCTGACCGAGGCCGCGATCGTCGTCTCCGGCGGCCGTGGCGTCAACGGCGCCGAGAACTTCGCGATCATCGAGGCGCTCGCCGACTCCCTCGGTGCGGCCGTCGGTGCCTCCCGCGCCGCGGTCGACGCCGGCTGGTACCCGCACACCAACCAGGTCGGCCAGACCGGCAAGTCCGTCTCCCCGCAGCTCTACATCGCCTCGGGCATCTCCGGCGCGATCCAGCACCGGGCCGGCATGCAGACCTCGAAGACCATCATCGCGATCAACAAGGACGCCGAAGCCCCGATCTTCGACCTCGTCGACTACGGCGTC